One genomic window of Rhodothermus sp. includes the following:
- a CDS encoding LacI family DNA-binding transcriptional regulator, producing the protein MGLTIYDIAREAGVSIATVSRVFNNSPRVAPHTRKRVLEVARRLGYQPHVSAQSLARRQAQTVAAIVPMLTNYFFVEVLRGLQDRLVETSFDLLVYAAPTLSDVDTHLERALQRGRSAGVMIFSTPLTEARVERVQRSPQPVVLVDSFHPDFDSVSIDNEQGGYLAARHLLEHGYRRIGLLMAHPDSVPARERRHGYERALHEAGLELDPELIVASTDPHNHGYTEAGGYEAMKQLLTRDPRPEAVFVVSDIMALGALQAIEEAGLQVPDDLGLIGFDDLRVSRFLGLSTLRQPMYEMGKLAAEKLLRRIAEPELPVTSTVFAPRLICRRTCAPADPNGQRDARRLMRNRT; encoded by the coding sequence ATGGGACTGACCATCTACGACATCGCCCGTGAAGCAGGTGTCTCGATTGCGACCGTCTCTCGCGTCTTTAACAACAGTCCCCGGGTAGCCCCGCATACCCGCAAGCGGGTGTTGGAGGTAGCCCGGCGACTGGGGTATCAACCGCACGTTTCGGCCCAGAGTCTGGCCCGGCGTCAGGCCCAGACGGTGGCGGCCATCGTGCCCATGCTGACCAACTACTTTTTTGTTGAAGTGCTGCGGGGGTTGCAGGATCGCCTGGTTGAAACGTCCTTTGACCTGCTGGTTTATGCGGCGCCTACGCTTTCGGATGTGGACACGCACCTGGAGCGGGCACTGCAGCGGGGGCGCTCGGCCGGGGTCATGATCTTCTCAACGCCCCTGACCGAAGCCCGCGTTGAGCGGGTGCAGCGTAGCCCTCAGCCGGTGGTGCTGGTGGATTCGTTTCATCCGGATTTTGACTCTGTTTCGATCGATAACGAACAGGGAGGGTATCTGGCGGCCCGCCATCTGCTTGAGCACGGTTACCGGCGTATCGGGCTGCTCATGGCGCATCCCGATTCGGTTCCAGCGCGGGAGCGTCGTCACGGTTATGAACGTGCGCTGCATGAAGCGGGTCTGGAGCTTGATCCGGAGCTGATCGTCGCCAGCACCGACCCGCATAATCATGGCTACACAGAGGCGGGGGGGTATGAGGCTATGAAGCAACTCCTGACACGCGATCCCCGTCCGGAAGCGGTGTTTGTGGTGTCTGACATCATGGCCCTGGGGGCGTTGCAGGCGATCGAAGAGGCCGGATTGCAGGTGCCGGACGATCTCGGATTGATCGGGTTTGACGATCTGCGGGTTAGCCGTTTTCTGGGGCTGAGCACGTTGCGGCAGCCCATGTACGAGATGGGAAAACTGGCTGCTGAAAAGCTCTTGCGTCGCATTGCCGAGCCGGAGCTGCCCGTAACCAGTACCGTTTTTGCCCCACGACTGATCTGCCGGCGTACCTGTGCGCCAGCGGATCCCAACGGACAGCGTGATGCAAGGCGGCTAATGCGAAACCGAACATGA
- the ispG gene encoding flavodoxin-dependent (E)-4-hydroxy-3-methylbut-2-enyl-diphosphate synthase → MERPRRKSRPVMVGNVQIGGGAPISVQSMTTTKTHDVEATLAQIRQLAEAGADIVRVAVPRPEDAAALRDIVQGSPVPIVADIHFNYQYALQAIEAGVAKVRINPGNIGKEEWEREVLLAAKEKGVPIRIGVNSGSLERDLLDKYGYPKPEALFESAMRHVEICLKHGFEDIIISVKHSDVYYMMQAYRLVAERTDFPLHLGVTEAGSFVSGSIKSAIGIGALLAEGIGDTIRVSLATDPVKEVEVAHQILKALRLGPPGVNIIACPTCGRLTGDLFSIVEAVENAVKARKFKKNLNVALMGCAVNGPGEAAGADLGISLGRGRAHLFVRGKVVRVVPEDQIVEAVLEAIEQWEETADGSIQQAS, encoded by the coding sequence ATGGAACGACCGCGCCGCAAGTCCCGCCCCGTTATGGTCGGGAATGTGCAGATAGGCGGAGGAGCCCCGATTTCTGTGCAGTCGATGACCACCACTAAGACGCACGACGTGGAAGCTACGCTGGCCCAGATTCGACAGCTGGCCGAAGCGGGCGCCGACATTGTGCGGGTGGCCGTTCCCCGCCCGGAAGACGCTGCAGCGCTGCGCGACATTGTGCAGGGGAGCCCGGTACCCATCGTGGCTGATATTCACTTCAACTATCAGTATGCGCTGCAGGCCATTGAGGCCGGGGTAGCCAAGGTGCGCATCAACCCGGGCAACATCGGCAAGGAGGAATGGGAGCGCGAGGTGCTACTGGCGGCTAAAGAGAAAGGGGTCCCCATCCGGATCGGGGTGAATTCGGGATCGCTTGAGCGCGATCTGCTCGACAAGTATGGCTATCCAAAGCCAGAGGCGCTCTTCGAAAGCGCCATGCGCCATGTGGAGATCTGCCTGAAACACGGCTTCGAAGACATTATCATCTCTGTCAAGCACTCCGACGTCTATTACATGATGCAAGCCTACCGGCTGGTTGCTGAACGCACGGATTTTCCGCTACATCTGGGCGTGACCGAGGCCGGTTCCTTTGTCAGCGGTAGTATCAAGAGCGCTATCGGCATCGGGGCACTGCTGGCCGAAGGGATCGGGGATACGATCCGGGTATCGCTGGCCACGGATCCGGTGAAAGAAGTGGAAGTAGCTCATCAGATTCTGAAGGCGCTGCGGCTGGGCCCGCCAGGTGTAAACATTATCGCCTGCCCGACCTGCGGGCGTCTGACAGGTGATCTGTTTTCGATCGTCGAGGCTGTTGAGAACGCCGTCAAAGCACGCAAATTCAAGAAGAACCTGAATGTAGCACTGATGGGTTGTGCGGTAAACGGCCCGGGCGAGGCCGCCGGGGCCGATCTGGGGATTTCACTGGGCCGAGGGCGCGCCCACCTGTTTGTTCGAGGCAAAGTAGTCCGTGTGGTGCCCGAGGATCAGATCGTCGAAGCGGTGCTGGAGGCCATTGAGCAGTGGGAGGAGACAGCGGACGGTTCGATCCAGCAGGCTTCTTGA
- a CDS encoding peptidylprolyl isomerase: protein MRPRGLAIIGLLLGLAGCQADSAQQTLLAEGPGVRITADAFREAYLDYLLRTGQLDSPRLRRLFLEQMVQEALVVYEARRQGLDRTPAYQQEARAVETKLLVEAYARQVLYDTVQVREAELAEAFVRINTEIRARHLWAPTQAAAESLYARLQAGASFDELAAEVFRDSVLARRGGDLGWFSFDEMDPAFEEVAFRLKPGQISPPVRTAYGYSIIQVMDRFTKPILTETEFARKRPLLVRYLRYRKQQAAREACARRLADSLRIRFHEATLRRLYDRIVGRGVQDAEGQEATWMKQPLLTFGPASQRVTWTVADFRRQAQLTSTAQREAATRSPEALKEFARGLVVRQVLAERARTAGLHRTPAFEQARQQALDRWLYRYVRRQVQAEAVVPEDTLRAFYEAHREDFRRPARRAVWEILVPTEMEARRLRTLLATTEFAELARRYSRRPGAATTGGYLGFVTREQLGAIGATVFAAREGEVLGPLRIADGYVLLRVGALQPERPMTLEEARPLIMRQVRPYFERQRWRQYLRDLLQQYAGQITRYVARLDTLRLIQRVEA, encoded by the coding sequence ATGAGACCGCGGGGCCTTGCCATCATCGGGCTGTTGCTGGGGCTGGCCGGTTGCCAGGCCGATTCGGCGCAGCAGACGCTGCTGGCCGAGGGGCCGGGTGTGCGCATTACGGCGGACGCCTTTCGGGAGGCCTACCTGGATTATCTATTGCGGACAGGCCAGCTCGATAGTCCGCGTCTGCGTCGGCTGTTTCTGGAACAGATGGTTCAGGAGGCGCTTGTGGTTTACGAGGCCCGCCGGCAGGGGCTGGACCGTACGCCGGCCTACCAGCAGGAAGCCCGGGCGGTCGAGACAAAGCTGCTCGTGGAGGCCTATGCCCGCCAGGTACTTTACGATACGGTACAGGTGCGCGAGGCCGAGCTGGCCGAAGCCTTTGTACGCATCAATACCGAGATCCGGGCGCGTCATCTGTGGGCTCCCACGCAGGCCGCCGCCGAGTCGCTCTATGCTCGCTTGCAGGCCGGCGCTTCGTTTGATGAACTGGCGGCCGAAGTCTTTCGCGACAGTGTACTGGCCCGGCGTGGCGGCGATCTGGGATGGTTTTCTTTTGATGAAATGGACCCGGCCTTCGAGGAGGTAGCCTTTCGACTGAAACCTGGCCAGATTTCACCGCCGGTGCGCACCGCCTATGGCTACTCGATCATCCAGGTAATGGACCGGTTCACGAAGCCGATCCTGACCGAGACCGAGTTTGCCCGAAAGCGGCCGCTGCTGGTGCGCTATCTGCGCTATCGGAAGCAGCAGGCAGCGCGTGAAGCTTGTGCTCGGCGTCTGGCGGATTCGCTCCGGATTCGCTTTCATGAGGCAACGCTGCGTCGGCTCTACGATCGGATTGTGGGACGCGGAGTGCAGGACGCAGAAGGCCAGGAAGCAACCTGGATGAAGCAGCCGCTGCTGACGTTTGGCCCGGCCTCGCAGCGTGTCACCTGGACGGTGGCCGACTTTCGGAGGCAGGCGCAACTTACAAGTACGGCACAGCGAGAAGCCGCCACCCGCTCACCCGAGGCGCTGAAGGAGTTTGCCCGTGGGTTGGTTGTGCGTCAGGTGCTGGCCGAGCGAGCTCGAACGGCCGGGTTGCATCGTACGCCAGCTTTTGAGCAGGCCCGGCAACAGGCACTCGACCGGTGGCTCTACCGGTACGTACGCCGGCAGGTACAGGCTGAAGCCGTTGTCCCCGAAGACACACTGCGGGCGTTCTACGAAGCGCATCGGGAAGACTTTCGCAGACCTGCCCGGCGCGCCGTCTGGGAAATCCTGGTGCCCACCGAAATGGAAGCGCGGCGCCTCCGGACATTGCTGGCAACCACCGAGTTTGCGGAGTTGGCCCGTCGCTACTCGCGGCGACCCGGGGCGGCGACGACCGGCGGATATCTGGGTTTTGTAACCAGGGAACAACTGGGAGCCATAGGCGCGACGGTGTTTGCCGCCCGCGAAGGAGAGGTGCTGGGGCCGTTGCGGATCGCCGATGGCTATGTGCTGCTTCGTGTGGGGGCGCTTCAACCCGAACGGCCGATGACGCTGGAGGAGGCGCGGCCCCTCATCATGCGTCAGGTGCGGCCGTACTTCGAACGCCAGCGCTGGCGACAGTATCTGAGAGACTTGCTGCAGCAATATGCCGGACAGATAACCCGCTATGTCGCGCGGCTGGACACGCTTCGCCTGATCCAGCGGGTTGAGGCCTGA
- a CDS encoding TonB-dependent receptor, whose product MRSLTAIGKTLTFWVPRLVGWLLIAPVAAQTTGKIMGRVIDAATGAPLPGVSVYIEGTTRGAATDIDGEYVIIGLRPGTYTVVASFVGYATERREGVQVSSGLTTRVDFALREEVIQGEEIVVVASPITVRKDLTSSEARITAETIDRLPVQEVGQVLTLQAGVTERGGLHIRGGRASEVVVMVDGVPVTDNFDGSTAVQLENEGIQELQVISGTFNAEYGNAMSGVINVVTKEGRSDRWGGSIKLYSGSYLVFGKGGEAYLRGTEVERYTRQGIQYRDVDPYGYLPINPVHYYNVEAALEGPIFTPRLTLFGLVRYFQNDGWLYGARIFNMDGTYGDSALVPMNTYAKLSWQGNLRLQITPNLFLNLIGLGSVTRSRPYDLYWRWNPDGRTRNYDLGYNLKLQLKHLLSARTFYTVHLATFRRHAWSRRFDDPLDPRYNGLAILPPDSIEVAPGLWVPYLTGGGRFARGGMDMNHFERTSEAYFVKADLTSQVARNHLVKIGAEVRIDRLDFTAFSLIPATDAEGNVIQPFQPAIPPETSPQYQHYRNVSPITASAYVQDKIEFENFIVNVGLRFDYFNARTPVPADPEDPNIYFPFKKIHIYKDLNGDGVITVDEEREDNRYTLEEREAFWWKYPKPKFQLSPRLGIAYPITETGVLHFSYGHFLQIPTLNLLFAGYGYKLQNQSGQYGPYGNPDLDAQRTVMYEIGFRQGIGPFLFDVTAYYRDVRDWVSTSTPIETEIPGVVYVIYTNRDYASTRGVTATLSRRFENGWGFDVSYTYQVAEGSNSNPDEEFFARLNNQQPPLALLPLDWDQRHKVTAAFYVGGEDWGASMVSIWGSGFPYTPSFPEAAIAGPDVPPAFPRNARRMPSNWQIDLYIYRDFTIAGVRPRLFVQVYNLLDRRNPVAVFSDTGRPDVTLPQQQAASFDPGYFVRPEHYSEPRRLHIGLELQF is encoded by the coding sequence ATGCGTTCATTAACTGCTATAGGTAAAACGCTTACATTTTGGGTACCCCGCCTTGTAGGATGGCTGCTGATTGCCCCGGTCGCTGCCCAGACAACGGGAAAAATCATGGGGCGGGTCATTGATGCCGCAACGGGTGCACCGTTGCCTGGTGTGAGCGTTTACATTGAAGGGACCACCCGGGGTGCTGCGACGGACATTGACGGTGAGTATGTGATCATCGGGCTGCGGCCGGGTACCTATACGGTCGTGGCTTCCTTTGTGGGCTATGCGACCGAGCGCCGCGAAGGCGTGCAGGTGAGTAGCGGACTGACCACGCGGGTCGACTTTGCCCTGCGAGAAGAAGTAATTCAGGGCGAAGAGATTGTGGTGGTTGCCTCACCCATTACGGTGCGCAAGGATCTGACCAGCTCCGAAGCACGCATAACGGCCGAAACGATCGATCGCCTGCCGGTGCAGGAAGTGGGCCAGGTCCTGACGCTACAGGCAGGTGTGACGGAACGAGGAGGGCTGCACATCCGGGGTGGTCGCGCCAGCGAAGTCGTGGTCATGGTTGATGGCGTGCCCGTCACGGACAACTTCGATGGCTCGACCGCCGTGCAGCTCGAAAACGAGGGGATCCAGGAGCTCCAGGTCATTTCCGGCACCTTTAATGCCGAGTACGGCAATGCCATGTCGGGGGTAATCAATGTGGTGACGAAGGAAGGGCGTTCGGACCGATGGGGAGGCTCGATCAAGCTGTACAGCGGCTCCTATCTGGTCTTCGGGAAAGGCGGTGAGGCGTATCTACGAGGCACTGAGGTTGAACGCTATACCCGGCAGGGCATCCAATACCGGGATGTTGATCCATACGGCTATCTGCCGATCAATCCTGTTCATTACTACAACGTTGAAGCCGCTCTGGAAGGGCCGATCTTCACGCCGCGTCTGACGCTTTTTGGCCTTGTGCGCTATTTCCAGAACGATGGCTGGCTTTATGGCGCCCGGATTTTCAACATGGATGGCACTTACGGCGACTCGGCGCTGGTGCCTATGAACACATATGCCAAGCTGAGCTGGCAGGGCAACCTGCGGCTTCAGATAACGCCCAATCTGTTTCTGAACCTGATCGGTCTTGGATCGGTGACGCGCAGTCGGCCTTACGATCTTTACTGGCGTTGGAATCCGGACGGCCGTACCCGCAACTATGATCTGGGCTACAACCTGAAGTTGCAGCTCAAGCATCTGCTCAGTGCCCGCACCTTCTATACGGTGCATCTGGCTACCTTCCGACGGCACGCCTGGAGCCGCCGCTTCGATGACCCGCTTGATCCACGCTACAACGGGCTGGCCATTCTGCCACCCGACTCGATCGAAGTGGCACCGGGCCTCTGGGTGCCTTACCTGACTGGAGGAGGGCGTTTTGCCCGAGGCGGTATGGACATGAACCATTTCGAGCGCACCTCGGAAGCCTACTTTGTCAAGGCCGATCTGACCAGCCAGGTGGCTCGTAATCATCTGGTCAAGATCGGTGCCGAGGTGCGGATCGACCGACTGGACTTTACCGCCTTCAGTTTGATTCCGGCTACCGATGCCGAAGGCAACGTGATCCAGCCCTTCCAGCCAGCTATACCCCCGGAGACGTCTCCGCAATACCAGCACTATAGGAATGTCTCGCCGATCACGGCCAGCGCCTACGTGCAGGACAAGATTGAATTTGAAAATTTCATTGTGAATGTGGGGCTTCGGTTCGACTACTTCAACGCCCGAACGCCCGTACCGGCCGATCCCGAGGATCCGAACATTTATTTCCCCTTTAAGAAAATCCACATTTACAAAGATCTGAACGGCGACGGCGTCATCACTGTTGATGAAGAGCGTGAAGATAATCGCTATACGCTCGAAGAGCGGGAAGCCTTCTGGTGGAAGTATCCGAAGCCCAAATTTCAACTTTCACCACGGCTGGGCATTGCCTACCCGATTACAGAAACGGGCGTGCTGCATTTCTCCTACGGGCACTTTCTCCAGATTCCCACACTGAACTTGCTGTTTGCTGGCTATGGCTACAAGCTTCAGAATCAATCCGGTCAGTATGGGCCTTATGGCAATCCGGACCTGGACGCGCAGCGGACCGTCATGTACGAAATCGGCTTTCGTCAGGGAATAGGACCCTTTCTGTTCGACGTGACAGCCTATTATCGGGACGTGCGCGACTGGGTCTCGACCTCCACGCCGATCGAGACGGAAATTCCCGGGGTCGTCTACGTGATCTACACGAACCGCGACTACGCCAGTACGCGTGGGGTAACGGCAACGCTCTCGCGCCGCTTTGAAAACGGATGGGGCTTTGATGTGAGCTATACCTATCAGGTGGCGGAGGGCTCCAATTCGAATCCAGATGAAGAGTTTTTCGCGCGGCTGAATAACCAGCAACCACCGTTGGCGCTGCTGCCGCTGGACTGGGACCAGCGACATAAGGTGACCGCTGCCTTCTACGTGGGTGGAGAAGACTGGGGGGCTTCGATGGTGAGCATCTGGGGCTCGGGTTTTCCCTACACCCCTTCGTTTCCAGAGGCGGCTATTGCCGGTCCTGACGTACCCCCGGCTTTTCCCCGGAACGCACGCCGCATGCCTTCCAACTGGCAGATAGATCTCTACATCTACCGAGACTTTACGATCGCTGGAGTGCGGCCACGCCTGTTTGTGCAGGTCTACAACCTGCTGGACCGACGCAATCCCGTGGCCGTCTTCAGCGATACAGGACGGCCGGATGTGACGCTCCCCCAGCAACAGGCTGCTTCGTTCGATCCGGGTTACTTTGTGCGTCCCGAACACTACAGCGAACCTCGACGGCTTCATATAGGACTGGAATTACAGTTTTAA
- a CDS encoding tryptophanase, whose protein sequence is MVHSYPKAAPYKNKIVEPLPRLSQEQRQEALHAAGYNVWRLRDSQVYIDLADAHGNGALTQQQWAGLMVGDEAYAGSINFERLQEAARTRLGKQYLVPTHAGRGAEHLVLLAFSKEGQCIVGNAPSPTLRRLLERYGRTYRDLSAAHSAWLGDVDLEALEAILQREAEQIAYVVLHTAAWVQGGQPFSLHNARAVAELARTYRKPLVLEATHIFTQALLWQEQVDALRERSLFSLVRELADLADLIYLSARGDLGCHVGGLILTEREDDYIALRSLVVVFEGLHTYGGLAGRDMEAMAVALQELSESELRFYRGQLLTLGQQVRALGYPVLEPIGVHGILVNASEQVSGDFPGHSLAAALYLLAGVRGGPRGAYLHLALPRRVYTESHLDYVVEALRQLRAVQPLPRWKLVEAYPPMPDEMARFEPEQPLTLPAWTPDIQPEPYRIKAIEPLLLTTRARRAAALHEAGWNTFLLRSQDVYIDFLTDSGTTAMSSGQWAEMMRASETLSYSEAYDYFVETIRELYGLPYVLPTHQGRAAEHVLSQVLIRPGQYVANNMYFTTTREHQERAGGIFVDVIVDEAHDPTATYPFKGNIDPEKLQELIRRVGPEQIAYVCLELNVNMAGGQPVSLENVRTVATICRTHGIPLIFDATRAAENAYFIKVRESGMQARPIPEIFRELMSYADGVTVSAKKDLLVNIGGFLAVRDARLYRRLEQFALRFEGHPADGGLARRDLVAMAQGAREMLDVAYLQHRIGQVDYLAGRLRKGGVPIVEPPGGHAVFIDARRFLPHLPQDQFPAQRLAGEIYLASGVRGMERGIVSAGRDPKTGQHKYPRLELVRLTIPRRVYTQRHLDVAAEGILEVFARRDRIGGLRMVFEPPTLRFFTARFEPLS, encoded by the coding sequence ATGGTACACAGCTATCCAAAAGCGGCGCCGTATAAGAACAAAATCGTAGAGCCCTTACCGCGTCTTTCACAGGAGCAACGTCAGGAAGCCTTACACGCAGCCGGCTATAATGTATGGCGGTTACGGGATAGCCAGGTCTACATTGATCTGGCCGATGCGCATGGCAATGGGGCACTAACCCAGCAGCAGTGGGCAGGCCTGATGGTTGGCGATGAGGCCTATGCCGGAAGTATCAACTTTGAGCGGCTGCAGGAGGCAGCCCGGACACGTCTGGGAAAGCAATATCTGGTGCCTACGCATGCCGGTCGGGGAGCGGAGCACCTGGTGTTGCTTGCCTTTAGCAAAGAGGGACAGTGCATTGTGGGCAATGCTCCCAGTCCGACGCTGCGCCGATTGCTGGAGCGTTATGGAAGGACCTACCGTGATCTTTCGGCAGCGCATTCGGCGTGGCTTGGGGACGTAGACCTGGAGGCCTTGGAAGCGATATTGCAGCGTGAGGCTGAACAGATAGCCTATGTGGTGTTGCATACGGCCGCCTGGGTGCAGGGGGGACAGCCGTTCTCCCTACACAATGCGCGGGCTGTGGCCGAGCTGGCCCGCACCTATCGCAAACCCCTTGTGCTCGAGGCAACGCACATCTTCACCCAGGCGCTGCTATGGCAGGAGCAGGTGGACGCACTTCGGGAGCGTTCGCTGTTTTCGCTTGTGCGCGAACTGGCCGATCTGGCCGATTTGATCTACCTTTCAGCCCGTGGGGATCTGGGCTGTCATGTAGGCGGGCTGATACTAACCGAGCGTGAGGACGATTACATTGCGCTGCGCAGTCTGGTGGTTGTGTTCGAGGGATTGCACACCTATGGAGGGCTGGCCGGGCGCGACATGGAAGCAATGGCCGTGGCATTACAGGAGCTTTCGGAGAGTGAGTTGCGCTTCTACCGGGGACAGCTACTGACCCTGGGGCAGCAGGTGCGCGCGTTAGGGTACCCCGTGCTTGAGCCAATCGGAGTGCACGGCATTTTAGTGAACGCGTCCGAGCAAGTCTCAGGCGATTTTCCCGGACACAGCCTGGCGGCGGCGCTGTACCTGCTGGCTGGCGTGCGAGGAGGGCCTCGCGGTGCCTATCTGCACCTGGCCCTTCCACGTCGTGTCTATACCGAAAGTCATCTGGACTATGTCGTAGAGGCCCTGCGGCAGCTGCGCGCAGTTCAGCCTTTGCCTCGATGGAAGCTGGTGGAGGCTTATCCGCCGATGCCGGATGAAATGGCCCGCTTCGAGCCGGAACAGCCGTTGACGTTACCGGCCTGGACGCCGGACATACAGCCAGAGCCGTACCGTATCAAGGCCATTGAGCCGCTCCTGCTGACCACGAGGGCGCGGCGTGCCGCAGCTCTGCATGAAGCCGGATGGAATACGTTTCTACTCCGTTCGCAGGATGTGTATATCGACTTTCTGACCGACTCGGGCACTACGGCTATGAGTAGTGGGCAGTGGGCCGAGATGATGCGAGCGTCAGAGACGCTAAGCTACTCGGAGGCCTACGATTACTTTGTCGAGACAATCCGGGAGCTGTACGGATTGCCGTATGTTCTGCCCACACATCAAGGACGGGCCGCTGAGCATGTGCTATCCCAGGTGTTGATTCGGCCCGGCCAGTATGTAGCCAACAACATGTATTTCACGACCACGCGCGAGCATCAGGAGCGTGCCGGCGGTATCTTTGTCGACGTGATTGTTGACGAAGCCCACGATCCGACCGCGACCTATCCTTTCAAGGGGAACATAGATCCTGAGAAGCTTCAGGAGCTGATCCGGCGTGTGGGGCCTGAACAGATAGCCTATGTCTGCCTGGAGCTCAATGTGAACATGGCCGGGGGACAACCCGTATCGCTGGAAAATGTGCGGACGGTGGCCACCATCTGCCGTACGCATGGCATTCCGCTGATTTTCGATGCGACCCGTGCAGCTGAGAATGCCTATTTCATCAAGGTGCGCGAGTCAGGCATGCAGGCACGCCCTATTCCGGAAATTTTCCGGGAGCTTATGTCGTATGCCGACGGTGTTACGGTGAGTGCCAAGAAAGACCTACTGGTGAATATCGGGGGCTTTCTGGCCGTACGGGATGCCCGGCTCTATCGACGTCTTGAGCAGTTCGCGCTTCGGTTTGAGGGCCATCCGGCCGATGGAGGGCTGGCCCGGCGTGATCTGGTAGCTATGGCCCAGGGAGCTCGAGAGATGCTGGATGTTGCCTATCTCCAGCATCGCATCGGCCAGGTCGATTATCTGGCGGGACGACTGCGCAAAGGCGGGGTGCCCATTGTAGAGCCGCCCGGAGGCCATGCAGTGTTCATCGACGCCCGGCGTTTCCTGCCCCACCTGCCACAGGATCAGTTTCCGGCCCAGCGATTGGCCGGTGAAATCTATCTGGCTTCCGGCGTGCGGGGCATGGAGCGTGGTATCGTTTCGGCCGGACGTGACCCGAAGACGGGTCAGCACAAATATCCCCGGTTGGAGCTGGTACGCCTGACTATCCCTCGACGCGTCTATACGCAACGCCATCTGGACGTGGCCGCCGAAGGCATTCTCGAAGTGTTTGCGCGACGTGATCGGATCGGTGGGTTGCGTATGGTTTTTGAACCGCCCACCCTGCGCTTCTTTACCGCACGATTCGAACCCCTGTCGTGA